Within Epilithonimonas zeae, the genomic segment GATTTGGTTGGCGTTACAGTTTCGGTAATTTTGGCGTATTTATTTTTTGGTTAATAATTTGCCAAACTAAAATCTACAACTAGTCAACTAAAACCTAATCAATGATTCAAGATAAAGACTTTACATTAAGATTAATTCGTCAATTAACCCAAGCTTTAGAAAAACTACTTCTCGGAAAACCGGAAGAAAGTCTGATGCAAAAAGAATTGGATTTCGATTCTTTAATGAAAGATATTTTTAAAATAGACTTCAACGAGTTGTCTTTAAAATCAAAAGAAGAGATTATCGACATAGTAAAAGAAAGAGAATCCAAAGACCATGCAGATTATTACGAGATGCTGGGCAATGTTTTTATGTTCCATTATAGATTAGAGGGAACAAAAGATTTTGCAGAAAAAGCCAAAATATTTTATGAATTGTATCTACAAATCAGCGGAATCTTCGCTTTGCCAATTATCAATAGAATCAACGAATTGCAAGTTGTCTTAAATTAAATTTCAAAATGTTAAATGTAGTTTTAGTAGAACCAGAAATTCCTAATAATACGGGAAATATCGGTCGTTTATGTGTAGGAACAGAAAGTAGATTACACTTGATTCATCCTTTTGGATTTGTCATTAATGATGCTAATTTGAAACGGTCAGGATTAGATTATTGGGTGCATCTTGACGTTACAGAATATCAAAGTGTTGAAGAATGGATGAATGTAATTCCAGACAAATCCCGAGTTTTTCTAATGAGCTCGCACGCCACACATTCGATTTATGACAATGAATTCCAAGATGGAGATTGGCTCGTTTTTGGAAAGGAAAGTTGTGGTTTGAGTCAGGAAGTTTTGAGTTTATTTGACAATCATTTGACCATTCCGATGTCTAAGTTGATTCGAAGCTTCAATATTGCTAATTCTGTGGCATTTGTTGTTGGAGAGGCGAAAAGACAAATCGCATTGAAGTGAGAAATCAAATATCAAAAATATTTTGTTCAAACTTTATTAATAATTTGACATCAGTGTTAAAATAATTTAATTTTGACCGCTTTAGTAGGATTAAAATAAAAAAATTATTCTTTTATTTGTATTTTTGCGCGTTATCGAGAGAGCATTATGATTTTTAAGACAAAAAAAGACACGAAATATAGTTATGTAGAAGCGGGTGAAGGTCATCCAATGGTGCTTTTGCATGGTTTGATGGGCGGGTTGAGCAACTTCGATAAGATGATCAATTTTTATTCGGACAAAGGCTATCAGGTCTTTGTTCCACAATTGCCAATATATGATTTACCTATTCTGAATACCAATTTGGCTTCTATTTCAAAATTTGTAGCGAAATTTATTACAGATGTTATTGGAAAACCGGTAACGATAGTTGGTAATTCTATGGGCGGCCATATTGGTTTGATTCTCACGACTTCTCGTCCGGAACTGGTAAGAAATCTTGTTCTGACAGGTAGTTCTGGTCTTTACGAAAGAACATTCGGAGATAGTTTCCCAAGAAAAAGTGACAAAGAATATATCAAGAAAAAAACTCAGGACGTTTTCTACGACCCGATTGTTGCAACAGATGAGTTGGTAGATGAGGTTTTTGCGGTTGTGAATGACAGAATGAAAGGCATCAAAACCGTGATGTTGGCAAGAAGTGCCATCAAACACAATATGTTGAATGATCTTCCGAAAATCACTTGTCCAACTTGTATTATCTGGGGAAAACAAGATAATGTGACGCCGCCGGAAGTGGCAGAAGATATGCACAAATTCATCCCAAATTCTGAATTGCACTGGATCGATAAATGTGGTCACGCTGCGATGATGGAAAAGCCGGACGAGTTCAATGAGATTCTTTATACTTGGCTGCAAAAAGTAATGTAAGCCAATAATCAATAAAAACTTTTCAGACCATTAAGAATTTGAATTTTTTAATTTTAATAAATTTGATTCTTAATGGTTTTTAAATTATAAAAATATGGTAATCAAAACCGCAGAATTTGTAAAAAGCAGTCAGAAATGGCAGGATTGTCCTGAGCCGACAATGCCGGAATATGCTTTCATCGGACGTTCCAATGTTGGAAAATCTTCTCTCATCAATGCGATGATGAATCACAAAGATCTTGCAAAAACATCTCAAACGCCTGGTAAAACTCAGTTAATCAATAACTTTTTGGTTAATGAAACCTGGTCGCTTACCGATCTTCCTGGTTACGGTTATGCGCGGGTTTCTAAAAGTCTGAGAAAAGATTTTGAGAAATTGATTACCAATTATATTCTTAACAGGAGAAATCTTGTGAACCTTTTTGTTCTTGTAGATATCCGCCATACACCGCAGAAAATCGATTTGGAATTTATGCAATGGCTTGGAGAGAGCAGTGTTCCGTTCTCAATTGTTTTTACCAAAGCGGATAAACTGAAGCCTGGCGCATCAGAGAGAAATGTTGAGGTTTATAAAAACGAATTGCTTAAAACCTGGGAAGATTTGCCAGACCTTTATATTACTTCTGCAGAGAAAAAGGAAGGTGTTGATTTGATTTTAAAATACATCCAGAAAACCAATGACTTTTTGGTTAAAAATAAAGTGAGATTCGATGATTAATGTAGATTGGAAAATCAAAACATTTTCTGAACTTGATACGACGGAACTTTACGAAATCATCAAAGCCAGAATCAATGTTTTTGTAGTGGAACAAGATTGTCCTTATCCAGATTTGGATGATTATGATCAAAAAGCGATTCATCTTTGGGCAGAAAAAGAAGGCGAGGTTTTGGCTTATTGCAGGATTTTTGACAAAGGAATCAAATATCAGGAAACGTCTATTGGAAGAGTAATTACGACGGAAAAGGGTAGAGGAACAGGTTTAGGAAAACAACTGATTTCTTACGCAGTGGATATTATCGAGAATAGATTCCGAACTTCTGAAGTTAGAATTTCTGCTCAGGATTATTTATTGAAGTTTTATTCTGGATTTGGTTTTCAGGAAACGGAGAAAAAATATCTGGAAGATAATATTCCTCATACGGAGATGTTTAGGAAATAAAAAAGAGTCTGAAGTCGCGCTTTAGACTCTTTCTGAAAAATGAAAGTATCTCGATTTGTGTTTTTACGGTTATTAATCTTTGGCAAAGTTAATTACATAAAATCACAATTCTTTACGGGAAAACCGTAAAATTCAAAAAATTTACTTTTTTAAATTATTCCAATATTTTTGCTGGAAGCGATCAATTCCTCGGTGTTTTTCACAGCTAGTGCTAACTTCATGGCATTGATTCTTTTTTCGACACTGCTCAAACTGTTTGGATAGATATTCTTTTCCTGTAGTTTTTTAGGGATGTTTTTTTGTAAAATTCCATCCGATAATAATTTCAACAAAGTAATATCATAGTTGCTGAATTCTATAGTGTTAGCACTTTTTATTGGGAGTTTTAAATTGTGAGAAATGTAGGTGTCTCCGTTGTAAACAGCTTCTATTGCTTTCTTTAATTCTTTGGAGTCAGATCTTGCTTTTTTGACATAAGCATTAATTCCAAACTCTTTGAATAACAAGTCGATAACACCAATTCTGTTTTCTCCGGAAAAAACAATCACTTTCAGTTCCGGATACAAATCCCGGCAACACTTTACCAACTCACGACCATCTTTGATTAATTGTTTCTTATGATCTTCCTCAAAAGAAAGATCGGTAATCAGCATTTCATAAGGAAATTTCGAGGTTAATGATTTTTTCAATTTTTCAAAAGCGTCATCACAATAATAAACGTGATCTACATTAAGAATTGCCAAATCTTCCAATACTTTTTGGACAGAAAAATTACTACTTTCATGATCTTCTGCAATTAATATTTTACTGAACATAAGAACAATGTTTTATTGATAATTTTAAACCTCCCAAGTAACTTCTTTCTATCTTCAATTCTGCATTTATTTGTTCCAAACGAGATTTTATATTACTAAATCCGTTCTTCTCAACAAAATTTTCCGGTAATCCAACACCGTTATCAGAATAAGTGATTTCATAATTATGATTTTCTTTATTGAATCTTAAAATAACCTGCGTCGCAGAACTGTGCTTTTTCATATTAACGAGTAATTCCCGAATAATCTGATAGGTTTCTTCTTTAAATTTAGAACTTAAATGGTCCCAAAAATCCAAATCGTTTCCAATAATAATAATTTTTGTATCCTCATTATCAAAAGAGCTTACCAAACCCAGTATTTTATCCTGAAAATCTTGCTGACTGTTATTGTCATAGGACAGATCACGGGATTTTTCATACATCAATTCCAGCTTGTCCAAAAGTTTTTCTTTAGGCAGATCTTTCTGATTTTCTATAGTTGTCATGACTTCATAAATCCCATTGGCTACAACATCGTGAACTCTTTTTGATAAATCCAATCGCTGTTCCTGCAGTTTGTTATTGGTTTCTAGTAATAATCTTTCTCGCCTTTTTTTAATCCAAAAATAAGTGATAACTACAACGATAAGGAAAACTGAAATTAGAACACTAATAATTATTTTCTGAATCTGAACTTGATATTCGTGAGAAGCGTGTTCTTTTTGGAGAATTAGATTTTCGGTTTTCGCCTTTTCACTATCAAAACGGATCAAAGCGAATTGATTTTTGGCTTTGTTTTGAGCATTAACCAAGCTATCTTGTGTTTTAGAATATTGATCAAAATATTGTTGAGTTTCTGTCCCGTCTGATAGTTTTATTAATGTTTGTAAAGCTTCTAATTCATCAGCAGGATATTGTAACTTTTTAGCCAGTGTCAGCATTTTTTTTGCATAAGACTTCGCTGAATCGGGCTTTTTATTGAGGTAATAAGCTGCCAAATAAGCATATGCCGCATCTTTATCCCAATCATCATCCCAATTCTCGCTTAGTTTTTCTGCCAGTAAATAATTCTTTACAGGGTCGTAATTATTATTCTGAAACCATTTGGATCTGGAATAATTTAATAAAAGTCGCGGATAAAACTCGCTTTTTGAACCAATGCTATCAATGAGTTTTTTGTAAATAGAGATGGCTTTGGTAAAATCTTTTTCATTATGATAAGCAATTGCTAGATTATTGAATAGCATCAATTTATCAACAGGATCTTTTGTGAAAAGTAAAGCTTTATTGTAGAAACGCTTTGCATCATCATAATTTTTTAAATTTCCAGATGCAACCCCCAAATTATTATAGTTGCAAAATAGAGAATAATAATGGGCAGTATCTTTTTCTTTAAGAAATTTGGAGGCAATCAAACTGCTCTCAATACTTCCAAAATTATCACCTGTATTTTCCTGAAGAATGGCCATATTAACAAAGCTTTTGGCCATTCCAAAACTATCTTTTCTCTTTTGAAAAAGGTCTTTACCTTTGTTCAAATAATAGAAAGCGCTGTCTGTCTGATTTTTATCCATCAAAACAAAAGCCTTTTCGTAAAAAGGATTCAGTTCTTTTTTGGGGGAAGTGTCTTTGTGTTGTTCAGTTTTTTCTGTACAGGAAAACAGAATCAACAACAAAAAACAAAAAATTGATTTTTGCAAACTTCATAATTTATTCGAAATTTAAGAAAAAACAGATTATGTTCCAATAATTTAGTATTAAATGACAGGAATGATTAATTTTGTTTAACATCCAATTTTATTAATGTCAATCAACACTTTAGAGCAATATCTTCCGGATAATACGTTTCCTTTTCTCAAAAAATGGTTCTCGGATTATTACATCCACATTAAGATTACAAAGAACCGAAACAGCAAGTTAGGAGATTACAGAAAATTGCCAGACAAATCGCATCAGATAACGGTTAATTCTACTTTAGATAAACAATTATTCTTTTTTGTACTGACACATGAATTAGCTCATCTTATTGCTTTTGAGAAATTTAATTTCAGAATCAGTGCACACGGCAAAGAATGGAAAGATACTTTCCGAGAAATGCTTTTGGAAAGTATTGACATTTATACAGAAGATTTGAAGCCAATTATCAAGAAATTTTCCAAAAACCCAAAAGCCAACTTTATGGCAAGTCCAGAATTAGTACGTTATTTTCACATCGAAAATCCTGAAGAAAATTTTGTTTTTGTTGAGGATTTGTTAATTAATGATGAATTTCACTACAAAGGAGACGATTACAGGTTATTAGAAAAAAAGAAAAAGTTATATCTTTGCGTTCACTTAAAAAACTCAAAAAAATATCTCTTCCGTGCTTTAGCGAAAGTAGAAAAATTAACATTAAATGAAGAACAATAATTATTGCGTTATCATGGCTGGAGGTATCGGAAGTCGATTTTGGCCGATGAGTACCCAGAAATTTCCAAAGCAATTTCACGATATATTAGGAACAGGAAGAACGATGATTCAACAAACTTTTGACAGAATCAGTCAGTTAATTCCTGCAGAGAATATTTATGTTATTACCAATCAGGAATATACGGAATTAACACAACAACAATTACCAAATATTCCGGTAAATAATATCGTTGGCGAGCCTGCGATGAAGAATACTTCGGCGTGTAATCTTTATATGGCCAAAAAAATAGAAGATGCCAATCCTGATGCTAATATCATTGTAATGCCTGCTGATCATCTGATTTTGAAAGAAAAAACTTTTCTTGATAAAGTTGAGTTGGCTTTTGAGTTGGCTTCTAAAAATGATTATTTGATTACATTGGGAATTACGCCAACAAGACCTGATACGGGTTATGGTTACATTCAATTCATCCAAGAGAATGATGAAGTTATTTCTAAAGTAAAAACTTTCACAGAAAAACCGAACCTAGAAATAGCTAAAAGTTTTATAGAATCCGGAGATTTCCTTTGGAACGCAGGAATATTTGTATGGAGTGCAAAAAGTATTTTGTCCGCATTTACAAAATATTTACCTGAAATGTCCAACCAATTCAATGGCTGCGAATACAATACAGAAGCAGAAAAAGAATATATTGATGTGATTTATCCTATCGTTAGCAAGATTTCTATAGACAATGGAATTTTGGAAAAAGCTGATAATGTTTATGTAATTCCAGCAAATATAGGTTGGAGTGATCTTGGAACTTGGACTTCAGTTTACACCAATGCAGACAAAAATGATGACAATAACGCAATAAGTTCTAAAAATGTGTTGACTTACAACTCAAAAGGGAATGTTATTAGAATCAAAAATCAGAACAAAGCTGCAGTAATAGATGGTTTGAAAAACTATATTATTGTAGATACGGAAAAGGCTCTATTGATTTGCCCGAGAGATAATGATCAATTGATAAAAGATTATGTTTTGGATCTAAAAAACCTTAAGAAAGGCGAAAGATTTATGTAATCATTATTATTTCTTAAAAATATTTAACTCTTTGGTTTTCATCAAAGAGTTTTTTTTATTTTTGGTAAAACAAAACACAAATGTTAGTCAAAATTTCCGGTGCCGCCATTCACGGCGTTTCCGCACAGATTATTACTATTGAAGTGAATGTAGATCAAGGCGTTGGTTATCATTTAGTAGGCTTACCAGATAATGCTATCAAGGAAAGTAGTTATAGGATTTCTGCTGCATTGAAGAATTCCGGCTTCAAAATTCCTGGGAAGAAAATTACGATTAATATGGCGCCGGCAGATCTTAGGAAAGAAGGTTCAGCTTATGATATGAGTATTGCTTTGGGGATTCTCGCAGCATCCGATTTGATCAAAGCAGAAAGTCTAGGGGAATATATTATTATGGGAGAGTTGTCTCTTGATGGCGGGCTTCAACCGATAAAAGGTGTTTTACCCATTGCAATCAAGGCCAGAGAAGATGGCTATAAAGGGTTTATTCTTCCAAAACAAAATGCAAGAGAAGCGGCAATTGTCAACAATCTGGATGTATATGGTGTTGAGAATATCAAACAAGTTATTGACTTTTTTAATGACGAAATTCCTTTAGAAAAGTTTGAGATTGATACAAGAAAAGAATTCCAAGATAAAATCGATCATTTTCCATTTGACTTTGATGAAGTTAAAGGGCAAGAAGCAGCCAAACGTGCGATGGAAGTTGCTGCAGCCGGCGGTCACAATATCATTCTGATCGGCTCTCCAGGAAGCGGAAAAACGATGATAGCGAAGAGACTGCCAAGCATTCTTCCGCCTTTGAATTTGAAGGAAGCACTGGAAACTACAAAAATCCATTCCGTAGCTGGTAAAATGGGAGCAGAAACATCACTGATGACAATCAGACCATTCCGCTCACCCCATCATACAATTTCAGACGTTGCACTAGTCGGAGGTGGGAGCTATCCTCAACCAGGCGAGATTTCCTTAGCTCATAATGGAGTTCTGTTTCTGGACGAAATGCCAGAATTCAAACGTGCAGTTCTCGAAGTAATGCGACAACCTTTGGAAGATAGAGTTGTTACCATTTCCCGAGCTAAATTTACTATTGAATATCCTGCAAGTTTTATGCTCGTTGCAAGTATGAATCCAAGTCCAAGTGGTTATTTTCCCGATGATCCTAATAATACTTCATCAGCATTGGAAATGCAGCGTTATATGAATAAACTGTCCGGACCACTTCTAGACAGGATTGATATTCATATCGAAGTTTCAAAGGTTGAATACGAACAATTAGCTGAAAAAAGAAAAGGAGAAAGCAGTCTGAAAATCCGTGAACGGGTTATTGAAGCAAGAAATAAACAAACCGAGAGATTCAAGAATCTTGATATCAATTACAATGCACAGATGGGACCGAAAGAAATAGAAAAATATTGTGAATTGGACGAGTATTCTCAATTATTGCTTAAAACAGCAATGCTAAAACTTAATCTTTCCGCAAGAGCTTATGATAGGATTTTGAAGGTTGCCAGAACCATCGCCGATTTAGAAAACTCAGAAAATATCCAAGGTGATCATATTTCGGAAGCAATACAGTACAGAAGTCTGGATCGTGATTTTTGGAATGCCTAAAAAAAACAAAAACCGTCTGCAAATTATAGACGGTTTTTAAATCATTTATTTCTTGATGATTTTAATAGTTTTTTTATTCTCACCGTCATATAATATCAAAATATAATTACCATCTTTAAGTGAGCCAAGGTTTACATTGCTTTTATTATTTTCCACATCAAAAATTTTAATTAAGTCTCCAGCTAAATTATAAATGTAGGCTCTATTATTAATAGCATTTTCGATGTATAATATATCCGTTACAGGATTTGGATATGAAAAAACATTTTTTTCTGTATAATCCTTAATATCAAGATTTGGCGTGTTGTTTAAACGTGCTAACTTGTTCTTTTCTACAGAGTTGAAAGTTGTAAAGCCGCCTCCGATTAGTATTTTATTGTCAGCCTGCAATGTAATATCAAGAATATTACTATTTGTACCTGTTCCAACATTAAAAGAGCTATCTAAAGATCCATTTGTATTCAGACGAATAAGACTTCCTAGTGAAGAACTGTTATATGCGGTAAAATCTCCACCAACAAGTATTTTTCCATCTGGCTGTGGAATTACACAGTAAACAGTACCATTCGCCCCATTTCCTGTATTGAAACTTGTATCCAAAGTACCATTTGAATTGAGACGAGCAATACGATTTATTGATGTTCCATTGTATGTTGTAAAATAGCCGCCAATGATAATTTTTCCATCTTTTTGTAATGCAATACTACTTATTGTACTTGAGCCATTTCCTAAAAAATTAGTGTCTAAAGTTCCATCATAATTTAATCTTGCAATGGATCTAGCTGTGATATTATTGAATGTGGAAAAATCTCCTGCGATGAGAATTTTGCCATCAGTTTGTAAAATAATATCCTCAATGTTGCTGTTGGCACCAGTGACATAATTGAAACTTGCATCCAAACTACCATCAGTATTCAACCGGGCAATACGATTTCGGGATATCCCATTATATGTTGTAAAGTAACCAGCAATTAAAATTTTTCCATCTGGAAGTACTATAATACTATTGATAATATCATTCGCTCCATTACCTGGATTAAAAGAAGTATCTAAAGAGCCATCAATATTCAGACGAGCTATACGATTCATAGAAACCCCGTTAAATTTTGAAAAATATCCACCAATTAGAATTTTCCCGTCAGGCTGAACAGCAGAAGTATGTATTTGCTGATCTGATCCCGAAGATGGATTAAAGCTTGGATCTAAATTTCCATCAGAATTTAAACGAACAATATTGTTTCTGCTAATATTGTTGTAAAAATTAAATCGACCAGAGACCAGTATTTTATTGTCAGGTTGTACAGTTATACCAAGAACTAAGCCATCGATACCAACATTTGTAGCATTAAAAGTATTATCAAGACTACCATCTTGGGATAATAGCTTTACAGAAATGAAAAAGAAAAAAATAAATTGTAAATGTTTTTTCATTGAATATAAAAGTTTTTGTTTTTAAATATAACCAATATAATTGAATGCCATAAAATCTAATCCTGAATATTTCAGAACATTCCTCCTTCAATCGGATTTTCAAAAAAAGTATCGATTTCCAACTTTCCGGATTTTGAAGCAGTCACGGCTAATTGATCACAAATTTCATTTTCAGGATGACCTGCGTGTCCTTTAATCCAATGAAATTTAGGTTGATGAAGCTGATAGAGTTTATAGAAAGCTTTCCAAAGATCAGGATTTTTTACGTTTTTCCAACCTCGTTTGATCCAACCGTAAATCCATTTTTGGTTAATGGCATCTGCAACATATTTGCTGTCGGTGTAGATATGGACATCATTGTCAGACGTTCTCAGATTACCAAGAGCAACAATAACTGCCATCAATTCCATTCGGTTGTTGGTAGTTTTTCGGAAGCCTTTGGAGTAGGTTTTCTGATATTTCTTTTCCGGAACACGCATTAAGATTCCATAACCGCCAGGTCCGGGATTTCCACTGCAGGCACCGTCTGTAAAGATTTCGATTCTCAAATTAGAAAAAAATTAATGATTAATTGTTGTTTGGTACTCAAATCAATTATCAACTATTATTTATCAATCATTACATTAAAAAGGCATATCATCATCGTCATCATTCATCGCAGAACCAGAAACCTGATTATTACCAGGAATTCCAAACGCCGAATGTGGATCACTTGTAATGGTAATTCTGTCAAATCCAGACGGTTCGTCTTTTTGACCAAAATTGGAAGGTGTGTATTCGTAATTGGTTCCAAGGTCGGCAAATTTACCAATGTTCTTGTGGAAGGCTAAACGAACATCTGCCGTTGCACCATTTCTATGTTTAGCAATGATGATTTCTGCTTGATTTTCTGTACTGGTTTCTGCACCATCTTCGTCGTTATCCCAAACCGCAATCTTATAATATTCCGGACGGAAGATAAAAGACACGATATCCGCATCCTGCTCAATGGCTCCGGATTCCCTCAGGTCAGAAAGCATTGGTCTTTTTCCGGGTCTTGTTTCCACGGTTCTGGAAAGCTGAGAAAGTGCAATTACCGGAACGTTCAATTCTTTTGCAATTGCTTTTAGTGAACGCGAAATCATTGCAATTTCCTGTTCTCGGTTTCCGCCTCCTTTTCCGGAACTAGCTGTCATCAGCTGGAGGTAATCGACCATAATTATCTTAACACCGTGCTGCATTACCAATCTTCGGCATTTTGCTCGGAAGTCGAAGATAGAAAGCGAAGGCGTCTCATCAATAAAAAGTGGGGCATTTTCCAATGCGGAAACGTTGGTGAATAACCTTTGCCATTCATCATCAGACATTTGTCCTTTTCTTAATTTCTCGGAGGAAATCCCCGTTTCGGAAGAAATCATTCTTGTAATCAACTGGACAGATGC encodes:
- a CDS encoding tetratricopeptide repeat-containing sensor histidine kinase: MQKSIFCFLLLILFSCTEKTEQHKDTSPKKELNPFYEKAFVLMDKNQTDSAFYYLNKGKDLFQKRKDSFGMAKSFVNMAILQENTGDNFGSIESSLIASKFLKEKDTAHYYSLFCNYNNLGVASGNLKNYDDAKRFYNKALLFTKDPVDKLMLFNNLAIAYHNEKDFTKAISIYKKLIDSIGSKSEFYPRLLLNYSRSKWFQNNNYDPVKNYLLAEKLSENWDDDWDKDAAYAYLAAYYLNKKPDSAKSYAKKMLTLAKKLQYPADELEALQTLIKLSDGTETQQYFDQYSKTQDSLVNAQNKAKNQFALIRFDSEKAKTENLILQKEHASHEYQVQIQKIIISVLISVFLIVVVITYFWIKKRRERLLLETNNKLQEQRLDLSKRVHDVVANGIYEVMTTIENQKDLPKEKLLDKLELMYEKSRDLSYDNNSQQDFQDKILGLVSSFDNEDTKIIIIGNDLDFWDHLSSKFKEETYQIIRELLVNMKKHSSATQVILRFNKENHNYEITYSDNGVGLPENFVEKNGFSNIKSRLEQINAELKIERSYLGGLKLSIKHCSYVQ
- a CDS encoding alpha/beta fold hydrolase, which produces MIFKTKKDTKYSYVEAGEGHPMVLLHGLMGGLSNFDKMINFYSDKGYQVFVPQLPIYDLPILNTNLASISKFVAKFITDVIGKPVTIVGNSMGGHIGLILTTSRPELVRNLVLTGSSGLYERTFGDSFPRKSDKEYIKKKTQDVFYDPIVATDELVDEVFAVVNDRMKGIKTVMLARSAIKHNMLNDLPKITCPTCIIWGKQDNVTPPEVAEDMHKFIPNSELHWIDKCGHAAMMEKPDEFNEILYTWLQKVM
- a CDS encoding GNAT family N-acetyltransferase, whose translation is MINVDWKIKTFSELDTTELYEIIKARINVFVVEQDCPYPDLDDYDQKAIHLWAEKEGEVLAYCRIFDKGIKYQETSIGRVITTEKGRGTGLGKQLISYAVDIIENRFRTSEVRISAQDYLLKFYSGFGFQETEKKYLEDNIPHTEMFRK
- a CDS encoding T9SS type A sorting domain-containing protein, with protein sequence MKKHLQFIFFFFISVKLLSQDGSLDNTFNATNVGIDGLVLGITVQPDNKILVSGRFNFYNNISRNNIVRLNSDGNLDPSFNPSSGSDQQIHTSAVQPDGKILIGGYFSKFNGVSMNRIARLNIDGSLDTSFNPGNGANDIINSIIVLPDGKILIAGYFTTYNGISRNRIARLNTDGSLDASFNYVTGANSNIEDIILQTDGKILIAGDFSTFNNITARSIARLNYDGTLDTNFLGNGSSTISSIALQKDGKIIIGGYFTTYNGTSINRIARLNSNGTLDTSFNTGNGANGTVYCVIPQPDGKILVGGDFTAYNSSSLGSLIRLNTNGSLDSSFNVGTGTNSNILDITLQADNKILIGGGFTTFNSVEKNKLARLNNTPNLDIKDYTEKNVFSYPNPVTDILYIENAINNRAYIYNLAGDLIKIFDVENNKSNVNLGSLKDGNYILILYDGENKKTIKIIKK
- a CDS encoding tRNA (cytidine(34)-2'-O)-methyltransferase; this encodes MLNVVLVEPEIPNNTGNIGRLCVGTESRLHLIHPFGFVINDANLKRSGLDYWVHLDVTEYQSVEEWMNVIPDKSRVFLMSSHATHSIYDNEFQDGDWLVFGKESCGLSQEVLSLFDNHLTIPMSKLIRSFNIANSVAFVVGEAKRQIALK
- a CDS encoding response regulator, which produces MFSKILIAEDHESSNFSVQKVLEDLAILNVDHVYYCDDAFEKLKKSLTSKFPYEMLITDLSFEEDHKKQLIKDGRELVKCCRDLYPELKVIVFSGENRIGVIDLLFKEFGINAYVKKARSDSKELKKAIEAVYNGDTYISHNLKLPIKSANTIEFSNYDITLLKLLSDGILQKNIPKKLQEKNIYPNSLSSVEKRINAMKLALAVKNTEELIASSKNIGII
- a CDS encoding mannose-1-phosphate guanylyltransferase; the protein is MKNNNYCVIMAGGIGSRFWPMSTQKFPKQFHDILGTGRTMIQQTFDRISQLIPAENIYVITNQEYTELTQQQLPNIPVNNIVGEPAMKNTSACNLYMAKKIEDANPDANIIVMPADHLILKEKTFLDKVELAFELASKNDYLITLGITPTRPDTGYGYIQFIQENDEVISKVKTFTEKPNLEIAKSFIESGDFLWNAGIFVWSAKSILSAFTKYLPEMSNQFNGCEYNTEAEKEYIDVIYPIVSKISIDNGILEKADNVYVIPANIGWSDLGTWTSVYTNADKNDDNNAISSKNVLTYNSKGNVIRIKNQNKAAVIDGLKNYIIVDTEKALLICPRDNDQLIKDYVLDLKNLKKGERFM
- the yihA gene encoding ribosome biogenesis GTP-binding protein YihA/YsxC; the protein is MVIKTAEFVKSSQKWQDCPEPTMPEYAFIGRSNVGKSSLINAMMNHKDLAKTSQTPGKTQLINNFLVNETWSLTDLPGYGYARVSKSLRKDFEKLITNYILNRRNLVNLFVLVDIRHTPQKIDLEFMQWLGESSVPFSIVFTKADKLKPGASERNVEVYKNELLKTWEDLPDLYITSAEKKEGVDLILKYIQKTNDFLVKNKVRFDD
- a CDS encoding SprT-like domain-containing protein, yielding MSINTLEQYLPDNTFPFLKKWFSDYYIHIKITKNRNSKLGDYRKLPDKSHQITVNSTLDKQLFFFVLTHELAHLIAFEKFNFRISAHGKEWKDTFREMLLESIDIYTEDLKPIIKKFSKNPKANFMASPELVRYFHIENPEENFVFVEDLLINDEFHYKGDDYRLLEKKKKLYLCVHLKNSKKYLFRALAKVEKLTLNEEQ
- the rnhA gene encoding ribonuclease HI, encoding MRIEIFTDGACSGNPGPGGYGILMRVPEKKYQKTYSKGFRKTTNNRMELMAVIVALGNLRTSDNDVHIYTDSKYVADAINQKWIYGWIKRGWKNVKNPDLWKAFYKLYQLHQPKFHWIKGHAGHPENEICDQLAVTASKSGKLEIDTFFENPIEGGMF
- a CDS encoding YifB family Mg chelatase-like AAA ATPase, which codes for MLVKISGAAIHGVSAQIITIEVNVDQGVGYHLVGLPDNAIKESSYRISAALKNSGFKIPGKKITINMAPADLRKEGSAYDMSIALGILAASDLIKAESLGEYIIMGELSLDGGLQPIKGVLPIAIKAREDGYKGFILPKQNAREAAIVNNLDVYGVENIKQVIDFFNDEIPLEKFEIDTRKEFQDKIDHFPFDFDEVKGQEAAKRAMEVAAAGGHNIILIGSPGSGKTMIAKRLPSILPPLNLKEALETTKIHSVAGKMGAETSLMTIRPFRSPHHTISDVALVGGGSYPQPGEISLAHNGVLFLDEMPEFKRAVLEVMRQPLEDRVVTISRAKFTIEYPASFMLVASMNPSPSGYFPDDPNNTSSALEMQRYMNKLSGPLLDRIDIHIEVSKVEYEQLAEKRKGESSLKIRERVIEARNKQTERFKNLDINYNAQMGPKEIEKYCELDEYSQLLLKTAMLKLNLSARAYDRILKVARTIADLENSENIQGDHISEAIQYRSLDRDFWNA